The following are from one region of the Desulfovibrio sp. JC010 genome:
- the pgm gene encoding phosphoglucomutase (alpha-D-glucose-1,6-bisphosphate-dependent) codes for MALSKFAGQLAPADILENIPRLVSAYYTVKPDPSVDSHLVAFGTSGHRGSALDGSFNEAHIFAIAQAICEYRKSKGYTGPLFMGKDPHALSEPAQMSALEVFAANGVTVLLNDKGYTPTPAISHAILAYNKSRNDGFADGVVITPSHNPPRDGGFKYNPPNAGPAGTAITRTIQDRANEILKNGLKDVKRIPFSRAIKADTTKEFDFITPYVDDLENIVDMQAIASAGLSIGVDPLGGAAIDFWEPIADRYGLNINVVNKKVDPAYSFMHVDKDGKIRMDCSSPYAMAGLIELKYQYDISFANDPDTDRHGIVTKSRGLMNPNHYLAVAIEYLYKHRPQWSEKLTVGKTLVSSSMIDRVANSIDRPLMEVPVGFKWFVDPLLDGTCGFGGEESAGASFLRKDGTVWTTDKDGIIMNLLAAEITAITEKDPGEHYTSLEKKFGHPVYKRIDTPATDEQRKAFSILTPDMVQAKTLAGEKIEERLTAAPGNGEAIGGLKVVTENGWFAARPSGTESIYKIYAESFKGLAHLVAIQEEAAKIVNAAFEVALK; via the coding sequence ATGGCACTCAGCAAATTCGCGGGACAACTGGCTCCGGCAGACATCCTGGAAAATATACCCAGACTCGTATCAGCATACTACACAGTAAAACCTGATCCTTCCGTAGATTCCCATCTCGTGGCATTCGGAACCTCAGGGCACAGAGGATCCGCTCTGGACGGTTCTTTCAACGAAGCCCACATCTTCGCAATCGCGCAAGCCATCTGCGAATACCGGAAATCAAAAGGCTATACCGGGCCTCTTTTCATGGGCAAAGACCCCCACGCCCTTTCGGAACCGGCCCAGATGTCAGCTCTGGAAGTCTTTGCGGCAAACGGCGTAACCGTACTGCTCAACGATAAAGGCTACACCCCCACTCCGGCAATTTCCCACGCCATTCTCGCCTACAACAAAAGCAGAAATGACGGATTCGCCGACGGCGTGGTCATCACCCCGTCCCACAACCCTCCGCGCGACGGCGGCTTCAAATATAATCCGCCCAATGCCGGACCGGCAGGGACTGCGATCACCCGCACCATTCAGGACCGGGCCAATGAGATTCTCAAAAACGGACTCAAAGACGTTAAGCGGATTCCCTTCAGCCGGGCCATAAAAGCGGATACGACCAAAGAATTTGATTTCATCACCCCGTATGTGGATGACCTTGAAAATATTGTGGACATGCAGGCCATTGCATCTGCAGGCCTGAGCATCGGGGTTGATCCTCTGGGCGGTGCGGCCATTGATTTCTGGGAGCCCATCGCAGACAGATACGGCCTGAACATCAATGTGGTGAATAAAAAAGTCGATCCGGCCTACTCTTTCATGCATGTGGATAAAGACGGCAAAATCCGTATGGACTGCTCATCCCCTTACGCCATGGCCGGACTCATCGAACTGAAATACCAGTACGATATTTCATTTGCCAATGATCCTGATACGGACAGGCACGGCATCGTTACCAAAAGCCGCGGTTTGATGAACCCCAACCACTATCTTGCCGTTGCCATTGAATATCTTTACAAACACAGACCGCAGTGGAGTGAAAAACTTACCGTGGGCAAAACCCTTGTTTCCAGTTCCATGATTGACCGGGTGGCAAACTCCATCGACCGTCCGCTCATGGAGGTTCCGGTAGGTTTCAAATGGTTTGTGGACCCGCTGCTTGACGGCACCTGCGGCTTCGGCGGCGAGGAAAGTGCCGGGGCATCATTCCTGAGAAAAGACGGAACAGTCTGGACCACCGACAAAGACGGGATCATCATGAACCTGCTGGCTGCGGAAATCACAGCCATCACGGAAAAAGATCCGGGAGAACATTACACCTCCCTTGAAAAGAAATTCGGCCATCCGGTATACAAACGTATTGATACCCCGGCCACAGATGAGCAGAGAAAAGCGTTCAGCATCCTGACCCCGGACATGGTTCAGGCCAAAACCCTTGCCGGAGAAAAAATCGAAGAACGGCTGACAGCCGCCCCCGGTAACGGAGAAGCCATCGGCGGACTCAAAGTCGTGACTGAAAACGGCTGGTTTGCTGCCCGTCCTTCCGGTACGGAATCAATCTACAAAATCTATGCGGAATCCTTCAAAGGACTTGCCCATCTGGTAGCAATTCAGGAAGAAGCAGCCAAAATAGTCAATGCAGCGTTTGAAGTGGCGTTGAAGTAA
- a CDS encoding response regulator: MDKNHILVVEDSLTQAVKLEYILFERGFRVSLVPNGENALEFLEEKGVDLVISDVVMPGMDGYKLCEKIRENPRYKDLPVILLTSLSDPGDIIRGLKSGATNFVTKPYDEEFLLSRIESVLKNTNFDSESSLQEVDFEFQGVKHVLKADFSQVFHLLLATYENTLLQSRQLDVANRKLLAREEQLSSVLASMSAKIAVLDPKMKIIAANDSWREIFVPGITEEGLDGLDFKDAIFTSGCLRGSLNELVDGVRSVVEGSSKKFSYEYSFEIKGRPCWYMLEVTPMQGESGGAVASFIEITERKEMEREIIRARDAAEKANRFKSRFLASMSHEIRTPLNAIIGMTDLTLRSELSAKQTENLDLVKVSADQLLTLINDILDLSKVEARMLTLEENDFCLGEAMHDVVKSMEQQARDKGLALNIDVGEDVPKAVRGDQVRLKQVLFNLVGNSIKFTGHGGVFVQVSRLEERADSGEVIIQVAVRDTGIGIPDDKQGLIFESFRQADNSTTRKFGGTGLGLAISRELVEMMGGRIGVKSSEGCGSVFTFSVVLKKGDPERMVSGQPGEFYKEPAPSAEYSILLVEDNPINVLVATSLLEKMGHSVHVASNGLEAVSMLSGLEVDLVLMDLEMPEMDGFSASTAIRKGQSGDAARNIPIVAMSAHAMAGVRERCAKAGMNNYIAKPIQYVALQEAILRTMNDCSGNAHPFVEPVTCVERIIDREKAESMYQGDQSLYDELCSMFVNDIHTEISNFRQALTEDRDVAKRIVHTMKSSCAAICALRARDAAVLLEKTLINEDPDGVEKNLVRFEEEAFRVCEELKQ; the protein is encoded by the coding sequence GTGGATAAAAATCATATTCTGGTTGTTGAAGACAGCCTGACACAGGCGGTCAAGCTGGAATACATTCTTTTTGAAAGGGGATTTCGGGTTTCCCTTGTCCCCAATGGGGAAAACGCCCTTGAATTTCTGGAAGAGAAGGGTGTTGATCTGGTCATAAGCGATGTTGTAATGCCCGGCATGGACGGCTACAAGCTTTGCGAAAAGATCAGGGAGAATCCGCGCTATAAAGATTTACCGGTTATTCTGCTGACCAGTCTTTCAGATCCGGGTGATATTATCAGGGGGTTGAAAAGCGGAGCGACCAACTTTGTAACCAAACCCTATGATGAAGAATTTCTGCTTTCGCGCATTGAGTCGGTTCTGAAGAATACGAATTTTGATTCAGAAAGCTCGCTTCAGGAAGTTGATTTTGAATTCCAAGGCGTTAAACATGTCTTGAAAGCTGATTTCAGTCAGGTCTTCCACCTGCTGCTGGCTACCTACGAAAATACCCTTCTGCAGTCACGGCAGCTTGATGTTGCCAACCGCAAGCTGCTTGCCCGTGAAGAACAGTTGAGTTCTGTGCTGGCCTCCATGTCAGCCAAGATTGCCGTTCTTGACCCGAAGATGAAAATCATCGCTGCCAATGACTCATGGCGGGAGATTTTTGTTCCCGGCATAACCGAAGAAGGTCTGGACGGACTTGATTTTAAAGACGCAATTTTTACTTCCGGGTGTCTGCGCGGCTCCTTGAACGAGCTGGTGGACGGTGTCCGCTCAGTTGTGGAAGGGAGTAGCAAAAAATTTTCCTATGAATATTCTTTCGAGATCAAAGGGCGGCCCTGCTGGTACATGCTGGAAGTAACTCCCATGCAGGGTGAATCCGGCGGTGCCGTGGCTTCTTTTATCGAGATAACCGAGCGTAAGGAAATGGAACGGGAAATCATCAGGGCCCGTGATGCAGCTGAAAAAGCCAATCGTTTCAAGTCCCGTTTTCTGGCCTCCATGAGTCATGAAATCCGTACTCCGCTCAATGCCATCATCGGTATGACCGATCTTACCCTGCGTTCCGAACTTTCCGCAAAGCAGACTGAGAATCTTGATCTTGTAAAGGTTTCCGCTGACCAGCTCTTGACCCTCATCAACGATATCCTCGACCTTTCCAAGGTTGAGGCCCGTATGCTCACCTTGGAAGAGAATGATTTCTGCCTGGGCGAAGCCATGCATGACGTGGTTAAAAGCATGGAGCAGCAGGCCCGGGATAAGGGCTTGGCCCTTAATATAGACGTTGGCGAAGATGTTCCGAAAGCTGTGCGCGGGGATCAGGTCCGCCTGAAGCAGGTTCTGTTCAACCTTGTGGGTAACTCCATTAAATTCACCGGTCATGGCGGGGTCTTTGTTCAGGTCAGCCGGCTTGAGGAACGCGCAGATTCCGGTGAAGTGATTATTCAGGTTGCGGTCCGTGATACCGGGATAGGTATTCCCGATGACAAGCAGGGGCTGATTTTTGAAAGTTTCCGGCAGGCGGACAACTCCACAACCCGTAAGTTCGGGGGGACCGGACTGGGGCTGGCCATTTCCCGCGAGCTGGTGGAAATGATGGGAGGCCGTATCGGGGTTAAAAGTTCTGAAGGTTGCGGTAGCGTGTTTACTTTTTCCGTGGTTCTTAAAAAAGGAGATCCGGAGAGAATGGTCTCCGGGCAGCCCGGTGAATTTTATAAAGAACCGGCCCCCTCTGCGGAGTATTCCATCCTGTTGGTGGAGGATAATCCCATCAACGTGTTGGTTGCTACCAGTCTGCTGGAGAAGATGGGACACAGTGTTCATGTTGCTTCAAACGGTCTGGAGGCGGTCAGCATGCTGTCCGGTCTTGAAGTGGATCTTGTGCTCATGGATCTTGAAATGCCGGAAATGGACGGCTTCAGCGCATCAACAGCTATCCGCAAAGGTCAGTCCGGAGACGCAGCCCGCAATATTCCCATTGTGGCTATGTCGGCCCATGCCATGGCCGGGGTCAGGGAGAGATGTGCTAAGGCGGGGATGAATAATTACATTGCCAAGCCTATCCAGTATGTAGCCCTGCAGGAGGCAATCCTGCGGACCATGAATGATTGCAGCGGGAACGCACATCCGTTTGTTGAGCCCGTCACTTGTGTGGAGAGAATTATTGACCGCGAAAAAGCTGAGTCCATGTATCAGGGCGATCAGTCTTTGTATGACGAATTATGTTCCATGTTCGTAAATGATATCCATACCGAGATCAGTAATTTCAGGCAGGCTCTTACGGAAGACCGGGATGTGGCGAAACGTATTGTCCATACCATGAAAAGCAGCTGTGCCGCTATCTGCGCTCTTCGCGCCCGGGATGCGGCTGTGCTTCTTGAGAAGACTCTGATCAATGAAGACCCGGACGGGGTGGAAAAAAATCTTGTCCGCTTTGAAGAGGAAGCGTTCAGGGTGTGTGAAGAGCTTAAGCAGTAA
- the cheB gene encoding chemotaxis-specific protein-glutamate methyltransferase CheB yields the protein MIKVLIVDDSASVRTLFAEMFKREEDFEVVGCAEDGYSALRMVRELKPDVVTMDVNLPDCDGFRVTRMIMEENPVPIVIISAVYSASDAEIGFRLIDTGALAFHNKPALRSENFEEQMQEIIISVRLMSEVRVVRRKSRFRNETGLPCPPSVDRDCCVTPSSGRGKVVCVGASTGGPQAIKQLLVSLPHEFPAPVLIVQHMSEGFTSGMVSWLKNHTGHDVRLAEHGDVLKSGIVYFAPEGSHMEVTAERKIVLTDAPSVSGIRPSASVLFLSAARNLGRSVVGVLLTGMGRDGADGLLEIRRNGGYTIAQDEESSIVFGMPGEAVKLGAAMSVLPIEKVGGHLKEIFFGIAGG from the coding sequence GTGATCAAGGTCCTGATAGTAGATGACTCGGCATCTGTGCGCACTTTGTTTGCGGAGATGTTTAAGCGCGAGGAAGATTTTGAAGTGGTCGGCTGTGCCGAAGACGGCTACTCCGCCTTGCGTATGGTCCGGGAGTTGAAACCGGATGTGGTCACTATGGACGTCAACCTTCCTGATTGCGACGGTTTCAGAGTTACCCGGATGATTATGGAGGAGAATCCGGTACCCATTGTCATCATCAGTGCTGTATACAGTGCCTCCGATGCTGAGATCGGTTTCCGGCTTATCGATACTGGTGCCCTTGCTTTTCATAATAAACCGGCGCTCAGGAGCGAAAATTTCGAAGAGCAGATGCAGGAGATCATCATTTCGGTTCGTTTGATGTCCGAAGTCCGGGTGGTCCGCCGCAAGAGCAGGTTCAGAAATGAGACAGGTCTGCCCTGCCCTCCGTCTGTTGATCGTGACTGCTGTGTTACCCCGTCTTCCGGAAGGGGTAAGGTTGTCTGTGTAGGTGCTTCCACCGGGGGGCCGCAGGCTATCAAGCAGCTCCTCGTGTCACTGCCGCACGAATTTCCCGCTCCTGTACTAATTGTCCAGCACATGTCCGAAGGTTTTACTTCCGGTATGGTCAGCTGGCTGAAAAATCACACCGGTCACGATGTCCGGCTTGCGGAACACGGTGATGTTCTGAAATCAGGGATTGTATATTTTGCGCCAGAAGGTTCGCATATGGAAGTTACGGCGGAAAGAAAGATAGTGCTTACCGACGCGCCGAGTGTGAGTGGGATCAGACCTTCGGCTTCAGTTCTTTTTCTTTCTGCTGCGCGGAATCTGGGGCGTTCCGTGGTGGGGGTGCTCCTTACCGGAATGGGGCGCGACGGTGCGGACGGCCTGCTTGAGATCAGGCGCAATGGAGGATACACTATTGCGCAGGACGAAGAGAGTTCGATCGTATTCGGAATGCCCGGTGAGGCAGTGAAGCTCGGGGCTGCAATGTCTGTTTTGCCTATTGAAAAGGTCGGGGGGCATCTCAAGGAGATTTTTTTTGGGATTGCCGGAGGGTAA
- a CDS encoding response regulator, whose protein sequence is MSMIGGDLKQRLLAAFRGESADRMRVLSADFLRLDKGCGKDDLAMVVESSYRELHSLKGAARAVGLGVVEEFCQSFESFFSVLKKQELIPSSVTCSLMLGWLDILEDLLREEDDSVEAVASAQVMLALSRMKELTDSPQQIESGHIPVEETAGEVAPILEDEPEDISTQQPQDAEEPLKHENSAVHNAMGDTVRVSSSFLTGLLLQAEELISSRNSQRARVRDVAELEKMLADYIRFFHEVYDRRVDSLSEEELKVNALMAEKLEAFSKKAGALAVSARKAEWELTSKVDGLLNDFKDSMLLPFSSLLEVFPRMVRSLGMEQGKECRLETSGENVRIDRRILEMLHDPLMHMIRNSIDHGIEDKGERIAKGKNPVGSIFFSITQTDRDVVKIVYGDDGRGIDLDRLKAVAVSRGVLSADEADKMDRRAALELIFLSGMSTSEIITDISGRGLGMAIVRDKVESLGGSIVIASPEGKGIRIVLNIPVALTSFRGVVVESGGKQYVVPKSGIRKVMLVRQDDIITAGGKETVFVFGRPLPLVGLADILEQERSKVKGNAIAVLIIGKGNRTVAVSVDDLAGEQDVMAKGMGPLLKRVRNVSGFSMLGSGELAPILHTPDMSRTALGIHSQGRVRAVVHRQGEAEVKTVLVAEDSITSRMLLKNVLEAAGYNVLTAVNGLDALQKLEESMPDVLVSDVEMPQMDGFTLTAKVRGMDGSSSLPIILVTSLGSPEDRERGVEAGADAYIVKSNFDQGNLLEVINRLA, encoded by the coding sequence GCTCGGTGTGGTGGAGGAGTTCTGCCAGAGTTTTGAATCCTTCTTTTCCGTACTTAAGAAACAGGAACTTATTCCTTCGTCTGTGACCTGTTCTCTTATGCTGGGCTGGCTCGATATATTGGAAGATCTCCTGAGAGAGGAGGATGATTCCGTGGAGGCCGTTGCTTCAGCGCAGGTGATGCTGGCCCTTTCCAGAATGAAGGAATTGACCGATTCGCCGCAGCAGATTGAGTCCGGGCATATTCCAGTAGAAGAAACTGCTGGTGAAGTTGCCCCCATATTAGAAGATGAACCTGAGGATATCAGTACCCAGCAGCCGCAGGATGCCGAAGAACCGCTTAAGCATGAAAACAGTGCAGTACATAACGCCATGGGCGATACCGTGCGGGTCAGCTCTTCTTTTCTTACCGGACTTCTTTTGCAGGCAGAGGAATTGATTTCATCGCGAAATTCACAACGGGCCCGGGTCAGGGATGTTGCTGAACTGGAAAAGATGCTTGCCGACTATATTCGTTTTTTTCATGAAGTTTATGATCGCCGGGTAGACAGCCTCTCGGAAGAGGAACTCAAGGTTAATGCCCTGATGGCTGAAAAGCTGGAAGCTTTCTCCAAAAAAGCAGGTGCGCTTGCGGTTTCTGCACGCAAGGCGGAATGGGAGCTTACTTCAAAGGTCGACGGTCTGCTGAATGATTTCAAGGATTCCATGCTGCTGCCGTTTTCATCTTTGCTGGAAGTTTTTCCGCGTATGGTGCGGAGTTTGGGTATGGAGCAGGGCAAGGAGTGCCGGCTGGAAACCAGTGGTGAGAATGTGCGAATCGACCGCAGAATTCTTGAAATGCTTCATGATCCGCTCATGCATATGATCCGCAACTCCATTGACCACGGTATTGAGGATAAGGGTGAGCGCATTGCCAAGGGTAAGAATCCCGTGGGCAGCATATTTTTTTCCATTACCCAGACAGACCGGGATGTGGTCAAAATTGTTTACGGTGATGACGGGCGTGGGATCGATCTGGACCGGCTCAAGGCTGTTGCAGTCAGCAGGGGAGTCCTTTCCGCAGATGAAGCGGATAAGATGGATCGCCGCGCCGCTCTGGAACTGATTTTTCTTTCAGGTATGTCCACCAGCGAAATTATTACCGATATCTCCGGGCGCGGGCTGGGTATGGCAATTGTCCGCGACAAGGTGGAATCACTGGGGGGCAGCATCGTTATCGCCAGTCCTGAGGGCAAGGGAATCAGGATTGTCCTGAATATCCCGGTGGCACTTACCTCGTTCAGAGGGGTTGTTGTTGAGTCCGGCGGAAAGCAGTACGTGGTTCCCAAGTCGGGTATACGCAAGGTTATGCTCGTTCGGCAGGATGATATTATTACGGCGGGCGGAAAAGAAACCGTCTTTGTTTTCGGCAGGCCGCTTCCGCTGGTCGGACTGGCGGATATTCTGGAACAGGAACGCAGTAAGGTCAAAGGCAATGCCATTGCAGTACTGATTATCGGCAAGGGAAACAGGACGGTCGCCGTCAGTGTTGACGATCTTGCCGGAGAGCAGGACGTAATGGCCAAGGGGATGGGACCGTTGCTGAAAAGGGTCCGCAATGTCTCAGGATTTTCCATGCTGGGTTCCGGTGAACTGGCTCCTATCCTTCATACGCCGGATATGTCCCGCACTGCTCTGGGGATTCATTCGCAAGGCAGGGTACGGGCCGTTGTGCACAGGCAGGGAGAGGCTGAAGTCAAGACTGTGCTTGTGGCTGAAGATTCCATCACCTCACGCATGCTGCTTAAAAATGTTCTGGAAGCTGCGGGGTATAATGTTCTGACTGCTGTGAACGGCCTTGATGCCCTGCAGAAACTTGAGGAATCCATGCCGGATGTCCTTGTCTCGGATGTGGAAATGCCTCAGATGGACGGCTTCACTCTTACTGCCAAGGTCAGGGGGATGGACGGCAGTTCCAGCCTGCCCATTATTCTGGTTACTTCACTCGGTTCTCCTGAAGACAGGGAAAGGGGAGTTGAGGCCGGGGCGGATGCTTACATCGTCAAGTCCAATTTTGATCAGGGTAATCTTTTAGAGGTTATCAATCGACTTGCTTGA